A stretch of Candidatus Vicinibacter affinis DNA encodes these proteins:
- a CDS encoding DNA-directed RNA polymerase subunit alpha: MSILNFQKPDKIILQKATEFDGSFEFKPLEPGFGQTLGNSLRRILLSSLEGYAITHVRIAGVEHEFSTIKGVIEDVIEIILNLKQIRLKSKLEKDEIKEEKIYITISGKEVFKAGDIEKFTNVFEVTNPDQVVCHMEPFVNLEIELTIAKGRGYVPADENMTKDLPIGVIPVDAIYTPIKKVSYSISNTRVGQKTDYEKLLLDIKTDGTIHPEEAVKEAARIMIQHLLLITDENITFEDAVRKEDTIVDEHVLHMRKLLKTPLEDLDLSVRAYNCLKAAKINSLGEMVKFDTHELLKFRNFGKKSLVEIEELLQSKNLSFGMDLSKYKLDEE; encoded by the coding sequence ATGAGTATTTTAAATTTTCAAAAGCCCGATAAAATCATTCTTCAAAAAGCTACGGAGTTTGACGGATCTTTTGAATTCAAACCTTTAGAACCCGGATTTGGACAAACGCTTGGCAATTCCTTACGAAGGATACTCCTTTCCTCATTAGAGGGTTATGCCATTACCCATGTTAGAATAGCTGGCGTTGAACACGAATTTTCAACTATAAAAGGGGTTATTGAAGATGTTATTGAAATCATCCTGAATCTGAAACAAATTCGTTTGAAGAGCAAATTAGAGAAGGATGAGATTAAGGAGGAGAAAATATACATTACCATCAGTGGAAAGGAAGTTTTCAAAGCAGGAGATATTGAGAAATTTACAAATGTTTTTGAGGTAACTAATCCTGATCAGGTGGTTTGTCATATGGAGCCATTTGTAAACCTGGAGATTGAGCTTACCATTGCAAAAGGAAGAGGTTATGTGCCTGCTGATGAGAACATGACAAAGGATTTACCAATTGGAGTAATTCCTGTTGATGCAATTTATACACCCATCAAAAAAGTTTCTTACAGTATTTCAAATACGCGTGTTGGCCAAAAGACAGATTACGAAAAATTGCTTTTAGACATTAAAACGGATGGCACTATACATCCTGAGGAGGCTGTAAAGGAGGCTGCCAGAATAATGATACAGCATCTTTTATTAATTACAGACGAAAATATTACTTTCGAAGATGCTGTTCGTAAGGAAGACACGATAGTGGATGAGCATGTTTTGCACATGCGAAAATTATTGAAAACTCCTTTGGAAGATCTTGATTTGTCCGTAAGAGCTTATAATTGCCTGAAGGCGGCAAAAATTAACTCTCTCGGAGAAATGGTTAAGTTTGATACACACGAGTTGTTGAAATTTAGAAATTTTGGTAAGAAATCCCTTGTTGAAATTGAGGAACTTTTACAGTCAAAGAACCTGAGTTTTGGAATGGATCTTTCAAAATATAAACTGGACGAAGAATAG
- the rpsD gene encoding 30S ribosomal protein S4, giving the protein MARYTGPVTKKSRAFGQSLTGFDKSFEKKKYPPGQHGPSRKKKQKSDYALQLLEKQKAKYTYGVLERQFRNIFHDAHKKSGVTGEVLFQFLEARLDNTVYRLGISPTRKGARQLVSHRHITVNGKVANIPSLRLKPGDTVAVRGNSQNLDYISHQVAQKSDVRKFGWLEWNTDKMEGKFLQYPSRDQVPENINEQLIVELYSK; this is encoded by the coding sequence ATGGCAAGATATACAGGACCCGTCACTAAAAAATCGAGAGCATTCGGGCAGTCCCTTACAGGTTTTGACAAATCTTTTGAAAAGAAAAAGTATCCACCAGGGCAACATGGTCCTTCCCGTAAGAAGAAGCAAAAATCTGACTATGCTCTTCAATTGTTAGAAAAGCAAAAGGCCAAATATACATATGGAGTGTTGGAGCGTCAGTTTAGAAATATTTTCCATGATGCCCATAAGAAATCAGGTGTAACCGGTGAAGTATTGTTTCAGTTTCTGGAGGCTCGTTTAGATAATACAGTTTATAGACTTGGTATTTCCCCCACTAGAAAGGGTGCAAGACAATTAGTTTCTCACCGGCATATTACAGTGAATGGCAAGGTTGCAAATATCCCTTCCCTAAGACTAAAACCCGGAGACACAGTGGCTGTAAGAGGTAATTCTCAGAATCTAGATTACATAAGCCACCAAGTTGCTCAAAAATCAGATGTAAGAAAATTCGGTTGGTTGGAATGGAATACAGATAAGATGGAAGGTAAGTTTCTACAATATCCATCAAGAGATCAGGTCCCAGAGAATATCAACGAACAATTAATTGTTGAGTTGTATTCTAAGTAA
- the rpsK gene encoding 30S ribosomal protein S11 yields the protein MAKGKKAKKRKVKVDADGLVYIQATFNNIIISLCNRAGEVISWSSAGKSGFKGSKKNTPYAAQLSANDAAGVAFEAGMRSAEVFVKGPGSGREAAIRAIDATGIKVLKITDLTPIPHNGCRPPKHRRI from the coding sequence ATGGCAAAGGGCAAAAAGGCTAAAAAGAGGAAAGTTAAGGTCGATGCTGACGGGTTGGTTTACATCCAAGCCACTTTTAACAATATCATCATTTCACTTTGTAACAGGGCTGGGGAGGTAATCAGTTGGTCCAGTGCAGGTAAATCTGGTTTTAAAGGATCTAAGAAGAATACCCCATATGCCGCGCAGCTATCTGCGAATGATGCAGCTGGTGTTGCTTTTGAAGCAGGAATGCGTTCCGCAGAGGTATTTGTTAAGGGACCGGGTTCCGGTAGAGAGGCGGCTATAAGGGCAATTGATGCTACTGGAATTAAAGTTTTAAAAATTACCGACTTAACACCAATTCCGCACAACGGCTGTAGGCCCCCTAAACACAGACGTATCTAA
- the rpsM gene encoding 30S ribosomal protein S13, translating to MARIAGIDLPRNKRGVIALTYIYGIGNTTAKNILSKLDINESVRVNEWSNDQVQSISKLIQDEVKVEGELRSEVQLSIKRLMDIACFRGIRHRKGLPVRGQRTKTNARTRKGKRKTVANKKKATK from the coding sequence ATGGCTCGTATTGCAGGTATAGATCTTCCAAGGAATAAGAGAGGGGTTATCGCCCTTACATATATTTATGGCATTGGTAACACCACTGCGAAAAATATCTTATCAAAACTAGACATTAATGAAAGTGTTCGAGTGAATGAGTGGTCAAACGATCAGGTTCAATCGATTTCTAAATTAATACAGGATGAGGTAAAAGTAGAGGGGGAGCTTCGGTCTGAGGTCCAGTTAAGTATTAAGAGACTCATGGACATAGCCTGTTTTAGAGGTATTAGACATCGTAAGGGTTTACCCGTAAGAGGGCAGCGTACGAAGACCAATGCCAGAACGCGTAAAGGGAAAAGAAAGACAGTTGCCAACAAAAAGAAAGCAACTAAATAA
- the rpmJ gene encoding 50S ribosomal protein L36, which translates to MKVRASIKKRTVDCKFVRRKGRLYIINKKNPKFKQRQG; encoded by the coding sequence ATGAAAGTTCGTGCATCGATAAAGAAAAGGACAGTAGACTGCAAGTTTGTCAGAAGAAAGGGCAGATTGTATATCATTAATAAGAAAAATCCAAAATTTAAACAACGTCAAGGTTAA